In the Cucurbita pepo subsp. pepo cultivar mu-cu-16 chromosome LG17, ASM280686v2, whole genome shotgun sequence genome, NNNNNNNNNNNNNNNNNNNNNNNNNNNNNNNNNNNNNNNNNNNNNNNNNNNNNNNNNNNNNNNNNNNNNNNNNNNNNNNNNNNNNNNNNNNNNNNNNNNNNNNNNNNNNNNNNNNNNNNNNNNNNNNNNNNNNNNNNNNNNNNNNNNNNNNNNNNNNNNNNNNNNNNNNNNNNNNNNNNNNNNNNNNNNNNNNNNNNNNNNNNNNNNNNNNNNNNNNNNNNNNNNNNNNNNNNNNNNNNNNNNNNNNNNNNNNNNNNNNNNNNNNNNNNNNNNNNNNNNNNNNNNNNNNNNNNNNNNNNNNNNNNNNNNNNNNNNNNNNNNNNNNNNNNNNNNNNNNNNNNNNNNNNNNNNNNNNNNNNNNNNNNNNNNNNNNNNNNNNNNNNNNNNNNNNNNNNNNNNNNNNNNNNNNNNNNNNNNNNNNNNNNNNNNNNNNNNNNNNNNNNNNNNNNNNNNNNNNNNNNNNNNNNNNNNNNNNNNNNNNNNNNNNNNNNNNNNNNNNNNNNNNNNNNNNNNNNNNNNNNNNNNNNNNNNNNNNNNNNNNNNNNNNNNNNNNNNNNNNNNNNNNNNNNNNNNNNNNNNNNNNNNNNNNNNNNNNNNNNNNNNNNNNNNNNNNNNNNNNNNNNNNNNNNNNNNNNNNNNNNNNNNNNNNNNNNNNNNNNNNNNNNNNNNNNNNNNNNNNNNNNNNNNNNNNNNNNNNNNNNNNNNNNNNNNNNNNNNNNNNNNNNNNNNNNNNNNNNNNNNNNNNNNNNNNNNNNNNNNNNNNNNNNNNNNNNNNNNNNNNNNNNNNNNNNNNNNNNNNNNNNNNNNNNNNNNNNNNNNNNNNNNNNNNNNNNNNNNNNNNNNNNNNNNNNNNNNNNNNNNNNNNNNNNNNNNNNNNNNNNNNNNNNNNNNNNNNNNNNNNNNNNNNNNNNNNNNNNNNNNNNNNNNNNNNNNaaaaaaaaaaaaaaaaaaaaaggaacataTATGGTAGTCTTCTTTTGCATTAAACATCATGCCAAATTTGTAGTTTTAGGATGCCTAATTTACAACAAATGCCATTAAGAGCATccatcatttaaataaaacataagcTATACATTCATTCATGTTCtataatctctctctctctcttggaGGATggaattgacaaaaaaatggATGCTATACGAAGAACTCAGAGTTTTGGTGGTTGATCATGATTCTACAACTCTAAAAATTGTCTCCAAAATGCTTGGAGTATGTGGATATGAAGGTAACATTTGGTATTTTATTGTTCAatgtttttttcaattttgatgtaattttcattcttcgtagtaatttttttttttttttttgttcgtgtTCATAGTTAATGATAAAATAAcgatttttatatttatgtttctaaaaaattagaaaatagaaGCTAGAAATGAGAACTAAGAATGTTAAGTGTGTTCATAAGTTGAGTTTAGATCGGGTTaggatattttttagacaCAACCCAATTGTTCGAGTTGcaaatttttaaactaaaataatttaattaaattgtttcaatcacaacatttaatttaattaagatttatcaTTCCATTTcaacttatattttaaaaaaaatacctttttaaaagagtttgttagaaactaaataaattaacaataaatttggtttaacccaaatttaatttataaattaccTTTTTATGTTTATGGTCAGTGAtccgagtttttttttttttttttttttttttttttttttttttNatatgattaattttttaaacaaatatttaattttaaaaacaaaatttcatataaaaatggtagattttaatttaattaattaattattattttttctgtgGGCAGCTGTGACGGCTAAATGCGCCATTGACGCATTGAggatagtgaaagagagaaaaaatgataTCCATCTCATTTTAACAGATACCCATTTGCCTGATATGGGTAGATATGAACTCCTAGAGAAGATTATGGAGCAAACATCCACATTGCCCATTGTTggtaagttttttatttttctctcccGAAATCTTCGTATAAATAGAGACGGCGTTCTTTCTGAGACTTTCTTCTTTGGAGTTCTCGAACAGCCTActcttaatcgaggttcgATTTCTCCTTTGGAGCCCtaaaacaaagtacactattcCCCTGAGGCTTTCCTTCTctagagctctcgaatagcttcctcttaatcgaggtttgactccttctctggagccctcaaacaaacaaagtacactatttgttcgacatttgagtcaCATTTAACTACACCTGGAGTCATTGTGGGACTACTCCTCTCGAGAAttctcaagaaaaataatattttcacttAATTGCATTTTCCTTTCTCAAACGCATTCTTAACCttgtttgtcttttttttttttagctatgACTACCGATGACAACGAGATTGTAAAGTTGGGTTGCCTCTTCAAAGGAGCTATGTTGTGTCTCGTAAAGCCACTCACcatgaaaaacataaaagatcTTTggcaatttttatttatcggAGGAAGAGAACGATCCATCTCTATTAGAACATCGAATCGAGTTCAAAAGGAATCTACCGATGAAAATGACGTAGATAAGAGTACCGACAAAAAATCCCAAAAGACCAAAAGGAAAGAACACGACGAAGAAGAAGTTAGTACTCGACAGGTAGAAGGAGATGGTAGTGAATCAACGGGGCCGAAGAAGCCAAAGCTAATTTGGACTCAACAATTGCATAAGACATTCTTGCAAGCCATTGAAGCATTGGGAGTTGATAgtgagtgtttttttttcttctcgtCCTCGTAAGATTAAAGATCGCCtaactttgtttttcttaactTAGAAGCTCATCCAAAGGAGATACTTCAACTCATGAATGTTCCGggattaagaaaagaaaacgttTCGAGTCATTTACAGGTAAAAGTTTTGTTCTgggttaaattattataattagagTCAATTTTTCGATCTatactccaaaattttaaattgactattaaattatgattaCGGGAGTGTCTGGTTAGTATTTTATAGCTCGAGCAACAATAGACCTAATTGTATGTAATATACAACATAATTCAAAGTCTAAGGACTGAACCGATACTATGAagcaaatttataatataactaattttcttctcttgtAGAAGTTTCGTTTCTCGTTAAAACGAGGTCAAgatgtaaaaaagaaaacttttgaaagtttcgAGACAGCTCAGATTCCTAACCACAGAACGAAATTGCCCATCAATGTTGATATTTTCGTGGCTAAGCCTCAAgaaactcaacctcaactgtGCAACAATCTATCTTCAACTTCTATCAACTCCAATCTTATGGGAAGTTGTGATGTGGTAAGTTCGGAAAGTTGTTTTTCTAAGGTGATTACGAGCCAGACATGTTCGATGAACTCTACACAACGACGATCGCTAGAAGATCAAGAGAGACGACAATGGTTTGAATGtaatagaaaagaaatgacTTCAACGATGGTGGAAGAACAAGGACATTGCATGTTTACGGTCGATGAAGAACTTGATGGAGTTCTTGATGTTCATGATTTACTTTTCTAAAGAAACTTTACTATTGTTTATGTTCATGATGATCTTTGCCATAGCTAATTTGTTCGGGATAATAAAAGGAAGATGCGAGGTGGGAATCGAGTAAGGTCATATGATGATAAAGTTAACATCGATATATTTGATGTCTAAATTTACGTTTATCCTAACTTCATTACTTTCATTAACTTCCTCCctcgtctctctctctcatttgcGCAAACCTATGGTGAAAACGCTGCAAGAGTTTCAGGTTTTTTCGATGTCAAAAACAATCGAGATAagccaaaaaaacaaaggaaagatTGTCTCGACACAAAGTTATCATTGAATGGGTTGATAGAAAAGTTTATCCTAACCCTATTACTTCCATCTTCGATCATTTGCACGAACCTATAGCGAAAACACGACAAGAGTTTCAGGTTTTTTCGATACCAAAAATAATCGAGAGAGTCCAAAAAAGCATGAGGGAAGATTGTGcggaacattttttttccgtTAGATAATTGAGGTCGGGGATAAGATTATATTCTCAGTCCCCGCTCGATTCATTGTCCTGTCCCGCCccacttaatataaatatgtgTGTGATATCAATAGATGTTTgcttattgatttattatgatttttttacaaaatttttaaaataaaaattatattgaaaaataacttgaaaacaataatttttttttaaaaaaataataaatgaggGCAAATTATGGGTGGGAATCCGATCCCTACAAATTCCTTAAGCGGAATTTCTATCCCTATCccccacaaaaataaatggggAATTTTGCACGGATGAGGAATGAAATAGATGGCGGGGATGGGAACAAGGAAACCTTCACCATCTTCGCCTCGCCCCGTGGACAGCTCTAATGATCGTAAGTACATAAAACTAATTACTTTCATCATCTCCAactttccttctccttcttggAGACCAGAGCAGGCTGACCCTTCTCCTACTGCAAGTGAGTCTTCTCGACGATCCATTCACGACACTGATTAGGATATAAAAGAGGACGCCATGGCTTCTGGTTGAGATAGGAATGACTCCAAGCAGTGTCGATCTTGGTCTTGTAATCAACTTCACCGGATCTAACTTTGTTAGAGAACCTTTTGTTTAGGCTTATCCGTTATCCTCCTTCTTCGTCCATTCTCCACCGTCGTCATCACAAATgcaaattttattgttatgtGGTCATGGAATCTGGCTCCATTCCCGATAATGATTTGTGAAGACTTTTTTGGTACAGATAACCTCCAATCGACATCTTACAAAAATTGATATCGGATCCATCAATTTTCTTGATCTCGATCTTTGAACTTCTCATCTTCATAGATAGCGGTGAATCTCTcctaactttgataccatttatcaAGATCATACAACTCACACATTTGATCTAGATGAAAAAGgtgaaaaataaaacgatttgaatttatttgaagatgaatTAGTTAGGGATAAGATAAAGGATTTTGACTTTTAACACAACATTCGAGAGTAGTTATTCTTTCGTCATTCATCTTGCTTTTTTCTGCAATTCTTCCCTCAATAGTGAGAGAAGGAAGATGGAAGCCATGGTAGGAGCCCTGCAATTCTTCCGTGAATGAAAATTCCCTCTCCTCTGCAACCAGCGCTGCCTTCAACGACTACGGCGACGAGTCGATGCACGAGGGCACGATTGAAATGGTGGAGGAGAAGATGAAGGGTTGCTTTATTAAGAATAAGCGGGTTAAACGTGTGTCACCATCGGCGGGAGCTATGGCGGAGGAAAGACGAGTGCATCGTGATAATCGGTTTGGTGCGGCGGCGAATGGTTTCGATCCTGATGTTGAGAGATTGCGGGCGTTGGACCTTGTTTCCAAGTTTCATGCGTGAGGCACTGACGTTGCCGAGTTTGAAACTCGAGCATTCTGGTGAGGTTCTGTACATTACAATTTGTGTTGTAGGCATTGTGAAGAACTTTTGATTCTTCAATTAGCATTGTTAAGTGGAAATCGAAATTGAGGCAATTGGAGCCTTGTGTTTCAATTTACATTAGGAAGATAACTGAGCACATTCTTTGCCTCATTATGGTTCTGCTCTTGTGATGATCCGTTTCTGAAGTTCTTCTTACGCTTATCAAGATTGAAACTATTTTGTCTCTATGGAAggtaaaaattcaaataaagttATCCATAAAAGAGTTAAAACTTTAGATAAGTTTTCGAGAAAGATGTTTACTCTGATTGAGCCGTGTTGTTGCATTCTTTGTCGGAGGGTAGAGGAGGACCTTGATCACACATTCTTTGCACTTGCAGCTTTGCTCGGATTGTTTGTAGTCTCTTTTTAAGGTACTTGGCTTTCAGTTTGCTAGACACACAAGGTTTTAGGGGATGGTTGACGAGTTCCTTCTCCATCTGCCTTTCTGTGAGAAACGAAAGTTTTTGTAGGAAGCGGGTGTGTGTTCTGTGTTGTGGGGTTTATAGGGTGGCATGAATAATAGGACCTTTAGAGGGATTGAGAGGGACCCTAGTAATTATTCCTTAGGTCGTATATTGATTCATTGGAGGCTGCTAGACTTCCTTAGATTACTAAGTGAGCCCTTTTGCCGAAGATCTGAGCTGTATCGATGCCAACAGGGTTCGATCGTGCCTTTGTCGAGAGTCGATATGTTAACGGTTTTGTGCTATTTTCTTTCCCCACATGGCATGATGGAAGGATTGCTTTGTTGAAGAGCAGTATCACAGCTGATATCTTTCTCTCACAAAAATAGGCAGGGTGTTGGAGCGCGATCAACTGCTACATAAAGGCTGAGGTTGACTTCTCTTAACTGTTTTATCTCGTGTATTGTATTGCATAGTCGGGTATTGAGGCCTCATTCATTGCATTATGTTCATCGCCCACTCCTCtggtcttcaattttttaggATGCttctatgagatcccacgttggttggagaggggaacgaagcattcttcttataagagtgtggaaacctctcctaacatacacgttttaaaaccttgaggaaaagctcgaaagggaaaactcgaagaggacaatatctgctagtggtgagcttgagcggttacaaatggaatggtatcagagccagacaccgggcggtgtgtcagcgaggacgttgagctcCGAATGGAGGTGAACattgagcggtgtgctagcgaggacgctggttcccgaaggagggtggattgtgagatcccacatcgattggagagggcaACGAGTGTCactgaggacgctgggccccgaaggggggtggattatgagatcccacagcacttggagaagggaacgaaacattctttataagggtgtggaaacctcctctagcaaacacgttttgaAGACTGGAgtgaaagttcaaagaagacaatatatgttagcggtGGGATTGGGTTATTACACTTCGTCATCCCTAAAGCAGTTTTAGCATACTACGAAGATTTTGATTCATTAATGATTTCATTGAGCTTAATCTTTCCTCCATGTAGTCTTAATTGTGTGCTTTGAATGGTACAGTACATTTTCTTGAATGGACCCTATGTTTCGTAAGTTACTTTCGTGCCTGTAGCAGTTCTACAAATGTAGAAATTGATGATGTAAACTTCTGGTTTAATAAAATTGCAACCCCACTCGCACCCTTAATATCTGTTGTTTATTTGAGTTTCTAGAAAAATCTGCAAGTTGCCAAATTGTTCTTTGAATGTGATAGTTTATTAAGATATTTCACATTGTTTACATCCCTAAATATCTGTAGAATTCAATCTTATAAGTTAATTTAAAGCATCTCATGTCTTCAATATGTGCCGGTGAGAGGGTCTTCTCTATGAACGAACATTCTGGTCTAGACATCAGTTAAAATCTTCATTGCTTCAAGTTTCTGTCAAACTTTCATTTGATATATGTTTGAACGAGGTAGAAACTCATGGAAATTTCCACAACATTATGAGAATTCATTGCATAGTTTTAGAAAGCCTGAATCTACACTACGCAATgcaaaaaaatatggaaacaATGATTTGTACAAAGTATGTGATATCCAATTGTATATAATCATGCTCCTACCTACTCAGCAGTGAACCCAAGAAAATATTATGTACTCATTGTCTTGTTGTCATCTCTCTTCCAACTGTGGGGTTTACAGGAACGGATTCAAGCTGTTCTTGACTGCTTGTGTTGCCAAGTTGAAGCCAGTGTTGAGAATGATGATCTGTTGAAATCTCAGAACCATCAAAAGACTGATCTCTGCTCACTGTCATTGGTATTACAGGTTTTGTTCTAAAAGTGTCTTGCAATGGCAGCCTGCAAACTGGACAGGTAGATTGCTTTCTCAGCCATACATCAATGCAGGAGAGATGAAAACTGTGACCACATTTGGGTATTATTCTCAGTACTTCCTTCTCTTCATACTCACTCAAACAGATTGAGCACCtgaaaaatgaagcaaaatgaACCATAGTTTATAACctgcccaagcccaccgctagcagatattgtcactctttaggctttccctttcaggcttcccctcaaggtttttaaaacgcgtatgttagggagaggttttttcacacccttataaagaatgtttcgttctttgGGAGAactttccacacccttataaataatgttccattctcctcaaagtttttaaaacgcgtatgttagggagaggttttcacacctttataaagaatgttttgttccctgtgaaaagttttcacacccttataaataatgtttcgttctttgggagaagtttccacacccttataaagaagtttccacacttgGCATGTTCTAGCAAGTATAACTATGAATTCTTCTGCAGGAAATTTGGTAATGAATTGAAAGTTGTACTCACTGAGCATCTTCTACAGAACTGAAAGCCTCCAGGTCGAACTTCATCGTTGGTATAGCAGCTATGAGAACCGGTTCGAGACCACTCACCCGAGACTCTGGCTGGCatcaaacaacaaaagaatcaAGAGACTTGTCATTTTGTCATACAGATGTAAGGCAATGGAAGTATGGTACAATTCTAATCTTTGGCTACTTTACTGAATACCATATGATGATTAACCAATGAGATTCATGATCTACAGAAATACAAATAACACGCTGCAGATCCGGATTAAGAGAGAAGCAGCCATTATTTCTTACCTGCTGCTCAAGATCAACCCTGGATTCAATCTCGTAATTGGGGGAATTGGAGTGAGATGAACGAAGTCGACCACAGATGATTCTTGTACAGACAAACACTATGAATGTTGCACTCATTCCAAACCCAATAACAGTGGTAATCAAGTTCATACCAGAACTCGGCATATTCAAATCCCT is a window encoding:
- the LOC111779181 gene encoding two-component response regulator ORR21-like isoform X1, which translates into the protein MELTKKWMLYEELRVLVVDHDSTTLKIVSKMLGVCGYEAVTAKCAIDALRIVKERKNDIHLILTDTHLPDMGRYELLEKIMEQTSTLPIVAMTTDDNEIVKLGCLFKGAMLCLVKPLTMKNIKDLWQFLFIGGRERSISIRTSNRVQKESTDENDVDKSTDKKSQKTKRKEHDEEEVSTRQVEGDGSESTGPKKPKLIWTQQLHKTFLQAIEALGVDKAHPKEILQLMNVPGLRKENVSSHLQKFRFSLKRGQDVKKKTFESFETAQIPNHRTKLPINVDIFVAKPQETQPQLCNNLSSTSINSNLMGSCDVVSSESCFSKVITSQTCSMNSTQRRSLEDQERRQWFECNRKEMTSTMVEEQGHCMFTVDEELDGVLDVHDLLF
- the LOC111779181 gene encoding two-component response regulator ORR21-like isoform X4, with translation MELTKKWMLYEELRVLVVDHDSTTLKIVSKMLGVCGYEAVTAKCAIDALRIVKERKNDIHLILTDTHLPDMGRYELLEKIMEQTSTLPIVAMTTDDNEIVKLGCLFKGAMLCLVKPLTMKNIKDLWQFLFIGGRERSISIRTSNRVQKESTDENDVDKSTDKKSQKTKRKEHDEEEVSTRQVEGDGSESTGPKKPKLIWTQQLHKTFLQAIEALGVDTHPKEILQLMNVPGLRKENVSSHLQFRFSLKRGQDVKKKTFESFETAQIPNHRTKLPINVDIFVAKPQETQPQLCNNLSSTSINSNLMGSCDVVSSESCFSKVITSQTCSMNSTQRRSLEDQERRQWFECNRKEMTSTMVEEQGHCMFTVDEELDGVLDVHDLLF
- the LOC111778083 gene encoding RING-H2 finger protein ATL5-like is translated as MPSSGMNLITTVIGFGMSATFIVFVCTRIICGRLRSSHSNSPNYEIESRVDLEQQPESRVSGLEPVLIAAIPTMKFDLEAFSSVEDAQCSICLSEYEEKEVLRIIPKCGHSFHLSCIDVWLRKQSTCPVCRLPLQDTFRTKPVIPMTVSRDQSFDGSEISTDHHSQHWLQLGNTSSQEQLESVPVNPTVGREMTTRQ
- the LOC111779181 gene encoding two-component response regulator ORR21-like isoform X2, translating into MELTKKWMLYEELRVLVVDHDSTTLKIVSKMLGVCGYEAVTAKCAIDALRIVKERKNDIHLILTDTHLPDMGRYELLEKIMEQTSTLPIVAMTTDDNEIVKLGCLFKGAMLCLVKPLTMKNIKDLWQFLFIGGRERSISIRTSNRVQKESTDENDVDKSTDKKSQKTKRKEHDEEEVSTRQVEGDGSESTGPKKPKLIWTQQLHKTFLQAIEALGVDKAHPKEILQLMNVPGLRKENVSSHLQFRFSLKRGQDVKKKTFESFETAQIPNHRTKLPINVDIFVAKPQETQPQLCNNLSSTSINSNLMGSCDVVSSESCFSKVITSQTCSMNSTQRRSLEDQERRQWFECNRKEMTSTMVEEQGHCMFTVDEELDGVLDVHDLLF
- the LOC111779181 gene encoding two-component response regulator ORR21-like isoform X3, with the protein product MELTKKWMLYEELRVLVVDHDSTTLKIVSKMLGVCGYEAVTAKCAIDALRIVKERKNDIHLILTDTHLPDMGRYELLEKIMEQTSTLPIVAMTTDDNEIVKLGCLFKGAMLCLVKPLTMKNIKDLWQFLFIGGRERSISIRTSNRVQKESTDENDVDKSTDKKSQKTKRKEHDEEEVSTRQVEGDGSESTGPKKPKLIWTQQLHKTFLQAIEALGVDTHPKEILQLMNVPGLRKENVSSHLQKFRFSLKRGQDVKKKTFESFETAQIPNHRTKLPINVDIFVAKPQETQPQLCNNLSSTSINSNLMGSCDVVSSESCFSKVITSQTCSMNSTQRRSLEDQERRQWFECNRKEMTSTMVEEQGHCMFTVDEELDGVLDVHDLLF